The following coding sequences lie in one Rhizobium rhododendri genomic window:
- a CDS encoding mechanosensitive ion channel family protein, with translation MENQAANLIVATRTALTQASALAVQYTFSIMGALILLISGWVLAGFVSRWAFAGISRVHGIDETLARFFTNVLYYGLLILVFVTVLGQFGVQTASIIATLGAAGLAVGLALQGTLQNIAAGIMLLVLRPFRVGEYIETGSVTGTVKEIGLFATELRTAEGLYRLAPNSTLWNTPITNFSREPSRKHKITIGVSSKGDIDAVLATLMEIAESDPNVEKTPAPTAYVNSLGGTISVTLQYWVSTGGWSTTTREMMRKTKASLDAREIEIS, from the coding sequence ATGGAAAATCAGGCAGCGAACCTTATCGTCGCTACACGGACTGCGTTGACGCAGGCGAGTGCGCTGGCCGTTCAATATACGTTTTCGATCATGGGAGCGCTCATCCTGCTGATCTCCGGCTGGGTCCTGGCCGGCTTCGTCAGCCGCTGGGCATTCGCAGGGATTTCCCGCGTCCACGGCATCGATGAAACACTGGCGCGCTTTTTCACCAATGTGCTTTATTATGGCTTGCTCATCCTGGTGTTCGTCACCGTGCTCGGCCAGTTCGGCGTGCAGACGGCATCGATCATCGCCACTCTCGGGGCTGCGGGGCTCGCCGTCGGGCTGGCGCTGCAGGGTACGCTTCAGAATATAGCTGCTGGCATCATGCTGCTGGTGCTGCGGCCATTTCGGGTCGGCGAGTATATCGAGACGGGAAGCGTCACCGGCACGGTCAAGGAAATCGGGCTGTTCGCCACGGAGCTAAGGACGGCGGAAGGCCTTTACCGACTGGCCCCGAATTCGACGCTCTGGAACACGCCGATCACCAATTTCAGCCGCGAGCCCAGCCGCAAGCACAAGATCACCATCGGCGTCAGTTCGAAAGGCGACATCGATGCGGTGCTGGCGACGCTGATGGAGATAGCGGAAAGCGATCCCAACGTGGAGAAAACGCCTGCGCCGACTGCCTATGTCAACAGCCTCGGCGGAACGATCAGTGTGACTTTGCAATACTGGGTCAGCACCGGCGGCTGGAGCACCACGACCCGCGAAATGATGCGCAAGACCAAGGCGTCACTCGAT